GTGGGTATCTCCCTGCGCAACATCGACTCCACCAACAAGCGTGTGGTGGTATTTTACTATCAGCACTTCCAGGAGTTGCTGGAATACATCGCCCAGCGCACCAAGGCCCGCATTCTGGTGGGCGGCGCCGGCTTCTCCCTGTTCGCCGAACGCATCATGCACGAGAATCCCGCCATCCACGCCGGGATCTACCTGGAAGGCGAGCAGACCACGGCTGCGCTGCTGCAGCATCTGGACGCGCCCTGGGCCGTGCCGGGCGTGTACTCCCGGCGCGATGGCAAAGTCTGCTTCTCCGGACCGCCGGCCAAGATGGACCTGCGCGATTCCCCGGATGTGTTCCGCACCGTCGCCAATGTGGCCCTGTACAACGCCGTGACGCATGGCCCGGAGCCCATCGGCGTGGAAAGCAAACGCGGCTGCGCCCTGCACTGCATCTATTGCCCGTACGGGTTTCTGAATGGCCGGGAATACCGCCTGCTGCCTCCGGAAGATGTGGTTTCGCGCATCGAGACGCTGGTGTCCATGCATGGCATCGACAGATTCACCTTTCTGGATTCCGTGTTCAACATCCCAAAATCACATGCGGCGGCCATCTGCGAAGCCATCATCCGCCGCGGCATTCGCGTGCAATGGTCGGCCTGGTTCAGTGAAAAGGAACTGGACAGGGAATTCGCGGAATTGTGTCTTGCCGCCGGCTGCACCACGTTCATCCTGAGCCCGGACGGCATCACGGACGGCACGTTGCAATCCCTGGGCAAGGTGCAACGTCGGCGCGACATCCTCAATGCCTGGCGCATGCTGTCCACCCTGGCGCGGGAGCGGGCAGGGTTTGAGGTCAGCTACAATTTCTTCAAGAACCCGCCGGGGCAAACCTGGGCCGGCTTCCTGCATCTGGTCTGGTTCCTGTTCAGGGCCAAGCTGACGCTGCGCGGCCGCGTGCACTTCGAGGTCAACTCCTTGCGCATCGAGCCCCACACCCGGCTCTTCGACATCGCCGCGCAGGAAGGCCTGTGCGATGCCTCCACCGATCTGTTGCGCCCGGCCTACTACACGCAACGACGGACTGTCATCATCGAAACGCTCTGGAACGTTCTCCTCAAGCTCCTTGGGAAATAACCTGCATGCGTACGCGTGAAAGCATTCTGCGAGATGTGCTGCGGCTGTGCATCTGGTATCCCTTCCGCTGGCTCATCCTGTTGCTGCCACCCATGGCGGGCATATGGTGCATCACCAGACTTGGCGACCTGCACTGCATGCTTTCCAAAGGCAAACAGCGGTGGCTGCATGACAACCTGACCCGCCTGCAGCCGGACATCGCCCCAGACAAGGCCCGGCAGGAAGTCCGGCGCTACCTGCGCGTGCACTATCTGAACCAGCTGAGTATCTTTGTGTTTCCCTCCCTCACCCCGGCCGCGCTCGGCAGGCTGCTTGCCTGGCGCGGGCTGGAGCATCTGGAGGCCGCCCTTGCCCAGGGCCGCGGTGTGGTGCTGGCGCACCCGCACTTCGGACCGGTGCACCTGCCGTTGTTCGCCCTTGGGACATTGGGCTACGCCGTCAAACAGATCGGCAAGCCCAGCGACGAGGGGCTGTCCTGGATCGGCAGAAATGTCGCCTTCCGCCTGCGACTGCGCTACGAGGGCAGGATGCCTGCGGAGATCGTCCCCGTCGGAAGCGACTACCGCCGCGTGTTCAGGCATCTGAAGGAAAACAACCTCGTCATGATCACGGCGGACGGCGCGGGAGACATGGCCATGCATGGCCGCCATGAGCCCCTGGAGTTTTTCGGCCACACCATGCATTTTCCCCTGGGCGCGGCGAGTCTTGCCCTGCGGACAAACGCAGTGCTGCTGCCCCTCTTTGTGCATCCCGGCGCGCACACGCCGTGGCAATGCACCATTGAAGCCCCCATCACCATGCCCGCCGATGCAGACGCCGCAACGGCAGCCAGCTTCGCCGCACGGGAATTTGTCGCCCGCTACACACCATACGTGGCGCAGTGGCCGGGCTGCATGCATTTTCTGGACACCTTCGCGCCCGGGCTCCACATCATCCCGAAGGCATGATGGCGTCCCGTCACGCTGTGCCAAGCACCTGCGCATAGACGCCAAGCACCTGCGCCGCCATGCCGCTCCAGGGAAATCTGGCTGCATGGGCCAGGCCGTTGGCCGTCATGCGTTCCCGAAGTGCTGCATCACCGAGTACAGTGCCCATGGCCTGGGCCAGCGCGTCCACATCGTGCGGGTCCACCATGATGCCGGCGTCGCCCACGGCTTCCGGCACTGCAGTGACGTTGGAGGCGATCACCGGCACCCCGCTGGCCATGGCCTCGGTGATGGGCATGCCGAAGCCCTCGCCATAGCTGGGATACACAAAGGCTGTGGCGCCGTTGTACAGGTATGGCAGATCCTCCTGCGCCACGCCGCCCGTAAAGATGATGCGCTCATGCTGTCCCATGGCCCTGGTGCTGTGGTAATACTCCGGCAGCATGGGATCCATCATGCCGGCAATGACCACCTTGCACGGCAATTCACGCCGCTGGTGCAGCAGCAGCGCCGCCTTGATGATCGACTGGATGTTCTTGCGCGGTTCGATGCGTCCCACGTACAGCAGATAGTCGCCGTCTATCTTGTACTTCGACTTGACCCGCGCCACCTGTGCGGCATCGGTGCGGGGCCTGAATTCGTCGGATACCCCGGGATACACGACCTCGATCTGCCCGGCAGGCACATTGTACTTCGTCATCACCTCCATCTTGGTGTACTCGGAGAGCGCAATGACCTTTGCCGCCTTTCGTGCACTGAGGGGATATAGCAGCGACATGAGACGACGGATTTTCCGCGGGTAGAATTGCGGGTACGTCTCGTGCAAGATGTCATGCAGCGACACGACATACGGCATGGCAAGGCGGAATGGCGCGATGTATTGCACGTGCAGCAGATCAATCCCGCTTCTCTTACACTGGCGGGGAAATGCCGTCACGAGTCGTTTGATCCGGGACAAGGGCATCGACTCAACAGCAACACGCCCTCCAAAATCATGCTGCGCAAATTCCGCATGCGCTTCTTCGGGGACATAAAAGACGAAGTCACCCGCTTGCGAAGATCGCGCAAGGTGCATCGCCATTTGATACATATACGTTTTGGACCCTTGCATGAGATGATGCACCGTATGCAGGTCAATGCCTATCCGCATCGTGGCCTCGCGCAGTGTGAAGGTTGCACAACCAGTCCGCCATGTCCCGACGGCTGCCCCGCGCAACCTAGCACCAGCCGTTGCGGAAAGGAAGCCTCCCGCCATTTCCGCCCCCTGCTGCGGCGTTTGCTTCCGTCCCGCTTTCTGCTACACCGCCGGGAGACGTCTTCACCGCGGAGCCTTGCATGTCGTTTGTTCATCTCCATTGCCACACGGAATACTCGCTGCTGGACGGCGCCATCCGGATCAGGGATCTGGTGGCCCAGGCCAAGGCGCATGGCGCGCCGGCCGCGGCCATCACGGACCATGGCAACCTCTATGGCGCGCTGACTTTTTACACCCAGTGCCAGAAGGAGGGCATCCAGCCCATCCTGGGGTGCGAAGTGTATGTGGCCGGCAAGGAGATCGATCATACCAACCGCGATCCCGAGCACGCCCGCAGCCGGCATCACCTGGTGCTGCTGGCCAAGAACGAGACCGGCTGGCAGAATCTGGTCAAGCTGGTGTCCATCGGCCACCTGCACGGGTTCTACCACAAGCCCCGGGTGGACCTGAAGCTGCTTTCCCAATACAATGAAGGCCTTGTGGCGCTTTCGGCCTGCCTGGCCGGGGCGGTGCCCAGGGCCATGCTGCGCCAGGGCATGGACGCGGCCATCCAGACCGCCAGGGACTATGCCGCCATCTTCCCGGGCCGTTTTTTCCTGGAGGTCCAGGCCAACGACCTCCCCGAACAGGCCCGGCTGAACACGAAGCTCATCGAACTGGCGGACGTGCTCAAGCTGCCGCTCATCGCCACCAACGACTGCCACTACCTGACCAAGGAGGATGTGGACGCCCACGACGTCCTCCTGTGCATCCAGACCGCCGCCTGTGTGGACGATCCCAAACGCATGCGCTTCGAGACGCGGGATCTCTATTTCAAAAGCCCGGAGGAGATGCGCGCCGCCTTCCCGCATTGCCCGGAAGCCATCGAAAACTCCCTGCGCATTGCAGACATGTGCCATGTGAAGCTGGACCTGAAGAGCCACCACTTCCCGCGCTACGAACTGCCCGAGGGCAGCACCGTGAGCGAGGAATTCCAGCGGCTGGCCCGGGAAGGTCTGGAATTCCGGCTCAAGCGGATGCCCTATGCCGTGGACCAGGAAGCCTACCGTGAGAGACTGGAAACGGAGCTGCAGGTCATCGGCGGCATGGGCTTCGAGGGCTACTTCCTCATCGTGCAGGATTTCATCAACTGGGCCAAGGACCACGGCATTCCCGTGGGGCCGGGGCGCGGCTCGGCGGCCGGCTCGCTGGTGGCCTGGGCGCTGAAGATCACCAACATCGATCCCATCCCGTACAACCTGCTGTTTGAACGGTTTCTGAATCCCGAACGCGTGTCCATGCCCGATATTGACGTGGATTTCTGCGAACGCCGGCGCACGGAGGTCATCCGCTACGTCAGCGAGAAATACGGCAGCGATTCCGTGGCGCAGATCACCACCTTCGGGACCATGAAGGCCAAGGCGGTCATCAAGGACGTGGGCCGGGCGTTGGGCATGAGCTTTGCGGAGACGGACCGCATTGCCAAGCTCGTTCCCGACGATCTGAAGATGACCCTCAAGAAGGCCCTGGAGCAAAGCCAGGATCTGGCCGCCCTGCAGGCCGGGGATGCGCAGATTGCCCGGCTGCTCAATGTCTCGCAGCGGCTGGAGGGCCTGTGCCGCCACGCCTCCACCCATGCCGCGGGCGTGGTCATCGGCGACCGGCCCCTGTCGGACCGCCTGCCCCTGTACCGCGGCAAGCGCGAGGAAATCGTCACCCAGTTCGACATGAAGATGGTCGAGAAAATCGGCCTCATCAAGTTCGATTTCCTGGGCCTGCGCACCATGACCGTCATCCAGGACACCCTGGACAGCATCGGCCGCCAGGGCGCGCCCGTGCCGGATCTCGACGCCCTGCCCCTGGACGACGCCAAAGAGGAAACCTGGAAGCTCTTTCAGCGCGGGGAGACGGACGGCATCTTCCAGGTGGAATCCTCAGGCATGCGCAAGTACCTGCGCATGCTCAAGCCCACCTGCTTTGACGATCTCATCGCCATGCTGGCCCTGTACCGGCCCGGGCCGCTGAACTCGGGCATGGTGGATGAATTCATCAACCGCAAGCACGGCAAGGTGGCCGTCACCTATCCCTGGCCCAGCCTGGAGGAGTGCCTCAAGCCCACGTACGGCGTTATCGTGTATCAGGAACAGGTGATGCAGATTGCGCAGATCGTGGCCGGGTACACCCTGGGCGGCGCGGATCTGCTGCGCCGGGCCATGGGCAAGAAAAATGCCGAGGAGATGGCCAAGCAGCGGGCCATCTTTGTGGAAGGCGCGTCCAATAATGGCGTGCCCCAGAAAACAGCCAACGAAATTTTCGACTTGATGGAAAAGTTTGCGGAGTACGGCTTCAACAAGTCCCACTCCGCGGCCTATGCCCTGGTTTCGTACTGGACGGCCTGGCTCAAGACGCACTACCCGGCCGAGTTCATGGCCGCCCTGATGACCTCGGAACTTGGCAACCAGGACAAGCTGCTGCAGTACATCGCCGCCTGCAAGGACATGAAGGACGCCCAGGGCCGGCCCCTGGAGGTGCGCCCGCCGGACGTGAACGCCTCGCGCCGGGAATTTTCCGTGCGAGAGAACGTCATCTTCTTCGGGCTGGGCGGGGTCAAGAACGTGGGGGACGAAGCCATCAACTCCATCGTGGCCGCCCGCGAGGCCGACGGGCCGTTCACCAGTCTGCTGGATTTCCTCATCCGCATCGACCTGCGCAAGGCCAACAAGCGCGTGCTGGAAAGCCTGATCAAGTGCGGGGCCCTGTGCAGCCTGGGCGCCACCGAGCGCGCGCTGTTCGAGTCCCTGGAACAGGCCGTCGCCCGGGCCCAGAAAAAGGCCAGGGAGAAGGACGACGCCATCGTTTCCCTCTTCTCCCTCACCCCGGCCACGGAAGCGCCGCCGCCCATGCCCGGCGTGGGGTTCGACTGCCCCGAGGCCTCCCTGCCGGAGTGGCCGGCGGAAATCCTTTCCCGGTACGAAAAGGAGGCATTGGGCTTCTTTTTGTCCAACCATCCGCTCATGCCCTTCCGCCGCCAGTTGCAGCGCCTGCAACTCACGCCCCTGGAGGAGTGTCGCGGCATGTCGGACCGTCGCCAGGTGCGCGTGGCGGCCATGATCACCTCCATCAAGGAGCACCTGACCAAAAAGGGCGACAAGATGGCCTTCTGCCAGATCGAGGATCTGGGCGGCTCGGCCGAGGCCACCTTCTTCCCCCGCACCTACGAGGCCGTGAAGGCCCTGCTGCTGGAGGAAAAGCCCCTGCTCCTCACCGCCCTCATTGACGACAAGGACGGCGCCGCCCAGGCGCAGGGCGAATCGTCCGATGACGACGCACCCTCGACCACCGTAAAACTCCTGGTGGAGGAAGCGAAGCTCCTGGAACTGGCCGTGGCCGCCTGCACCGAGCCCGTGCGCCTGCAGTTGCCCGCCAACCGGCTGGAGCACGGCGGCCTGGCCGCCTTCAAGGCCCTGCTCCAGGAACATGAAGGCGACACCCCCGTGCGCCTGCGGCTGCTGCTGGACACCTGCGTCTGCGACTTTGAACTGGACGATCGCCTGACCGTGGACCCCACCCCGGCCTTCGAACTGGCCATGGACCGATTCTGCAAAGGACTTTCCTGACATGACGGACACCTGGCGCCTCAGCGTCACCCGCGAATTTGCCGCCTCCCACTGCCTGCGGCACTACCAGGGCAAGTGCGAGCAGCTCCACGGCCACAACTTTTCCGCACACGTGGTGGTGGAAGGCCACACCCTGGATCCAAAGGTGGAAATCCTCATGGACTTCGGGGATCTGAAAAAGTGCACGGATCAGGCCCTCGCCGCGCTGGATCACCGACATCTCAATGAGGTGCCGCCCTTCGACCGCCTGAATCCCTCCTCGGAAAATCTGGCCCGCCACATTTTCCACACCCTGACGCCGCTGCTGGCGGCCTTTCCGGTGCGGCTGGTGTCCGTGACGGTCTGCGAAAAACCCGGCCAGTGCGCCAGTTACAGCCCCACGGGCGCGTTCTGATGCGCTTGTTGCTGCAGCGTGTGCGCCACGCCAGCGTGCAGTGCGAGGGCCGGGAAGTCTCGTGCATCGGGCCGGGCCTGCTGGTGCTGGCCGGCTTCGGCGCGGCTGACGGCCCGGAGCTGCCGGCCACGAAATCCTGGCAGACCATATTGAAAAAACTCGTCAGTCTCCGTATCTTCCCCGATATGGCGGGCAGGATGAACGAAGACGTGTTGCAGCACGGCGGGCAGCTGCTGGTGGTGTCCCAATTCACCCTGTACGCGGATTTGCGCAGCGGCCGGCGGCCCTCTTTTTCCAACGCCGCACCGCCCCAGACAGCCCGGGCGCTGTACGACACGTTGCTGACGGATCTGGACGCCCTGGCCCCGGGCCGCGTGGCCGGCGGCGTCTTTGGCGGCGACATGGACGTGACCCTGCTGAACTGGGGACCGGTGACCATGCAGCTGGATTCCGCCGACTTCGCCGGCCCGTAACCATTATCTGGCCCTGGCCGACAAGGATCATTGCACAGGCACGGCATGCACGCACCATCCAGCACGCACCCACCCGGGATGCCGAACACCACCCCGGCCACGGCCAGCGAGGCCGATATCAGCGTTCTGCTTGTGGATGACTCCAAAGTCATCCGCCTGAGCCTTGCGGCCATGCTCGGCGGGCGCTACCGCGTGCGCGAGGCCCGCAACGGCCGCGACGCCATTGCCCAGTATCACCTGGAAAAGCCGGACATCATGATTCTGGATGTCAACATGCCCGAGCTGGACGGCTTCGGCGTGGTGGATTACGTGCGCAATGAGGTCCATGATCAGGAGACGTTCATCCTCGTCCTCACTGCCGAGGACGACCGCACCGTGCGGCCGCGCATCCTCTCCCTGGGCGCCAACGATTTCCTGGCCAAGCCCTGCGAACGCGTGGAGCTGCTGGCCCGCACCCAGGTGGCTGCCCGACAGATGCGCCTGACCCGCAGCCTCAAGGCCTCCCTGGCCTCCCTGGCCGGCGAGCTGCACACCGTGGGCCGGCTGCAGCAGATCATGCTGCCCCAGGCCAGCCCGTTCCTCAAGGGTCTGGCGGTAGACAGCCTCTACCGCCCCTCGGGCCATGCCAGCGGCGACTATTTCGACTATTTCCCCGTGGGCGAACACGTGTTGCGGCTGGTGGTGGCGGACGTCTCCGGCCATGGCGCGCGGGCGGCCTGCCTTATGGCCATCGTGCGCACCATTTTCCATGTGTCCAAGACCCTGCACATGGATCTGACGCCCACCATGGAACTGCTCAACGATCAGTTCCTGGAAATCCTCGCCGCCGCGCCGGATCACCTGACCTGCTTCGTGGCCGACATCGACCGCCGCCGCAACACCATCACCTGGTGCAACGCCGGCCATTGCCCGCCCCTGCTCTTTTCGCCGAATGGCTTCTCCCGCCGGCTGGATCCTACGGCCCCGCTCATGGGCTTTTTCCGCGCGCCCTGGCTCACCCACACCCTGCCCTGGACCCGCGGCAGCCGCCTGTTCTGCTACACCGACGGCTTCTTTGAATGGCTGCTGCCCGATGCCGACCAGCACATGCTGGGGCTGGACCGGTTTGTGGAGCTGGCGATCTCCCTGGAAGCCGCCCGACAGCAGGACGCCTCGCCCGCACGCTTCCTGGAACGGCTGGATCAGGCCCTGAGCCGTCTGGCCAATGCGCTCCCTGTGGCCGAGTTTCCC
This sequence is a window from Megalodesulfovibrio gigas DSM 1382 = ATCC 19364. Protein-coding genes within it:
- a CDS encoding B12-binding domain-containing radical SAM protein translates to MRVLLVQSWLGGAEPPVYPIGLACVAAALPGHEVRLFDPNVEGPPDAPYSPLDAILQQWNPDVVGISLRNIDSTNKRVVVFYYQHFQELLEYIAQRTKARILVGGAGFSLFAERIMHENPAIHAGIYLEGEQTTAALLQHLDAPWAVPGVYSRRDGKVCFSGPPAKMDLRDSPDVFRTVANVALYNAVTHGPEPIGVESKRGCALHCIYCPYGFLNGREYRLLPPEDVVSRIETLVSMHGIDRFTFLDSVFNIPKSHAAAICEAIIRRGIRVQWSAWFSEKELDREFAELCLAAGCTTFILSPDGITDGTLQSLGKVQRRRDILNAWRMLSTLARERAGFEVSYNFFKNPPGQTWAGFLHLVWFLFRAKLTLRGRVHFEVNSLRIEPHTRLFDIAAQEGLCDASTDLLRPAYYTQRRTVIIETLWNVLLKLLGK
- the dtd gene encoding D-aminoacyl-tRNA deacylase; amino-acid sequence: MRLLLQRVRHASVQCEGREVSCIGPGLLVLAGFGAADGPELPATKSWQTILKKLVSLRIFPDMAGRMNEDVLQHGGQLLVVSQFTLYADLRSGRRPSFSNAAPPQTARALYDTLLTDLDALAPGRVAGGVFGGDMDVTLLNWGPVTMQLDSADFAGP
- a CDS encoding glycosyltransferase family 4 protein; protein product: MAGGFLSATAGARLRGAAVGTWRTGCATFTLREATMRIGIDLHTVHHLMQGSKTYMYQMAMHLARSSQAGDFVFYVPEEAHAEFAQHDFGGRVAVESMPLSRIKRLVTAFPRQCKRSGIDLLHVQYIAPFRLAMPYVVSLHDILHETYPQFYPRKIRRLMSLLYPLSARKAAKVIALSEYTKMEVMTKYNVPAGQIEVVYPGVSDEFRPRTDAAQVARVKSKYKIDGDYLLYVGRIEPRKNIQSIIKAALLLHQRRELPCKVVIAGMMDPMLPEYYHSTRAMGQHERIIFTGGVAQEDLPYLYNGATAFVYPSYGEGFGMPITEAMASGVPVIASNVTAVPEAVGDAGIMVDPHDVDALAQAMGTVLGDAALRERMTANGLAHAARFPWSGMAAQVLGVYAQVLGTA
- a CDS encoding PP2C family protein-serine/threonine phosphatase, encoding MPNTTPATASEADISVLLVDDSKVIRLSLAAMLGGRYRVREARNGRDAIAQYHLEKPDIMILDVNMPELDGFGVVDYVRNEVHDQETFILVLTAEDDRTVRPRILSLGANDFLAKPCERVELLARTQVAARQMRLTRSLKASLASLAGELHTVGRLQQIMLPQASPFLKGLAVDSLYRPSGHASGDYFDYFPVGEHVLRLVVADVSGHGARAACLMAIVRTIFHVSKTLHMDLTPTMELLNDQFLEILAAAPDHLTCFVADIDRRRNTITWCNAGHCPPLLFSPNGFSRRLDPTAPLMGFFRAPWLTHTLPWTRGSRLFCYTDGFFEWLLPDADQHMLGLDRFVELAISLEAARQQDASPARFLERLDQALSRLANALPVAEFPDPAQAMPAAPLAPTFRDDCTALWVEALE
- a CDS encoding lysophospholipid acyltransferase family protein, whose amino-acid sequence is MRTRESILRDVLRLCIWYPFRWLILLLPPMAGIWCITRLGDLHCMLSKGKQRWLHDNLTRLQPDIAPDKARQEVRRYLRVHYLNQLSIFVFPSLTPAALGRLLAWRGLEHLEAALAQGRGVVLAHPHFGPVHLPLFALGTLGYAVKQIGKPSDEGLSWIGRNVAFRLRLRYEGRMPAEIVPVGSDYRRVFRHLKENNLVMITADGAGDMAMHGRHEPLEFFGHTMHFPLGAASLALRTNAVLLPLFVHPGAHTPWQCTIEAPITMPADADAATAASFAAREFVARYTPYVAQWPGCMHFLDTFAPGLHIIPKA
- the dnaE gene encoding DNA polymerase III subunit alpha, coding for MSFVHLHCHTEYSLLDGAIRIRDLVAQAKAHGAPAAAITDHGNLYGALTFYTQCQKEGIQPILGCEVYVAGKEIDHTNRDPEHARSRHHLVLLAKNETGWQNLVKLVSIGHLHGFYHKPRVDLKLLSQYNEGLVALSACLAGAVPRAMLRQGMDAAIQTARDYAAIFPGRFFLEVQANDLPEQARLNTKLIELADVLKLPLIATNDCHYLTKEDVDAHDVLLCIQTAACVDDPKRMRFETRDLYFKSPEEMRAAFPHCPEAIENSLRIADMCHVKLDLKSHHFPRYELPEGSTVSEEFQRLAREGLEFRLKRMPYAVDQEAYRERLETELQVIGGMGFEGYFLIVQDFINWAKDHGIPVGPGRGSAAGSLVAWALKITNIDPIPYNLLFERFLNPERVSMPDIDVDFCERRRTEVIRYVSEKYGSDSVAQITTFGTMKAKAVIKDVGRALGMSFAETDRIAKLVPDDLKMTLKKALEQSQDLAALQAGDAQIARLLNVSQRLEGLCRHASTHAAGVVIGDRPLSDRLPLYRGKREEIVTQFDMKMVEKIGLIKFDFLGLRTMTVIQDTLDSIGRQGAPVPDLDALPLDDAKEETWKLFQRGETDGIFQVESSGMRKYLRMLKPTCFDDLIAMLALYRPGPLNSGMVDEFINRKHGKVAVTYPWPSLEECLKPTYGVIVYQEQVMQIAQIVAGYTLGGADLLRRAMGKKNAEEMAKQRAIFVEGASNNGVPQKTANEIFDLMEKFAEYGFNKSHSAAYALVSYWTAWLKTHYPAEFMAALMTSELGNQDKLLQYIAACKDMKDAQGRPLEVRPPDVNASRREFSVRENVIFFGLGGVKNVGDEAINSIVAAREADGPFTSLLDFLIRIDLRKANKRVLESLIKCGALCSLGATERALFESLEQAVARAQKKAREKDDAIVSLFSLTPATEAPPPMPGVGFDCPEASLPEWPAEILSRYEKEALGFFLSNHPLMPFRRQLQRLQLTPLEECRGMSDRRQVRVAAMITSIKEHLTKKGDKMAFCQIEDLGGSAEATFFPRTYEAVKALLLEEKPLLLTALIDDKDGAAQAQGESSDDDAPSTTVKLLVEEAKLLELAVAACTEPVRLQLPANRLEHGGLAAFKALLQEHEGDTPVRLRLLLDTCVCDFELDDRLTVDPTPAFELAMDRFCKGLS
- the queD gene encoding 6-carboxytetrahydropterin synthase QueD; the protein is MTDTWRLSVTREFAASHCLRHYQGKCEQLHGHNFSAHVVVEGHTLDPKVEILMDFGDLKKCTDQALAALDHRHLNEVPPFDRLNPSSENLARHIFHTLTPLLAAFPVRLVSVTVCEKPGQCASYSPTGAF